One genomic window of Sphingobacterium oryzagri includes the following:
- a CDS encoding NAD(P)/FAD-dependent oxidoreductase codes for MHIEEVDILIIGAGPSGCVAAGYLQQKDLRIKVIEKSTFPRLVVGESLIPRVMDHFDEAGLLPALTAQNFQEKPGARFIRGEVISIFDFSNKFGEGWDYTWQVPRATFDHAMTQELQRKGVDISFETALTAIAFDGSESLSTVQDKHGNNTQIRAKFVIDSSGYGRVLPRLLQLDKPSQLHPHSAIFSHVKDINRPSGIEGTQISFDVLETEVWLWVIPFSNGLTSLGIVAHTEFIEKLKGDAGTAEALKKAIMLSDFYVKRFANTTFEFEPVHLKNYSAAVSKMFGDGFALTGNSSEFLDPVFSSGVCFATESGILAAKLAYRQLQGETIDWQVEFADYMQRGIDVFTTYVKEWYTGNLQTLFFHRPENQDVKRKICAVLAGYVWNEENPFVKKHDRVIRTMAYMLENNQTFSHENF; via the coding sequence ATGCATATCGAGGAAGTAGATATTTTAATTATTGGCGCTGGACCTTCAGGATGTGTTGCCGCAGGATATCTCCAACAGAAAGACCTTCGGATTAAAGTTATTGAAAAGTCTACCTTCCCGCGCTTGGTGGTAGGCGAAAGCCTGATACCGCGGGTGATGGATCATTTTGACGAGGCCGGCTTGCTGCCCGCCTTAACCGCTCAAAATTTTCAGGAGAAACCGGGCGCTCGCTTTATCCGAGGCGAGGTCATCAGTATTTTCGATTTCAGCAATAAATTTGGTGAAGGCTGGGATTACACCTGGCAGGTGCCCCGCGCAACCTTCGATCATGCCATGACGCAGGAATTGCAGCGTAAGGGTGTCGACATTTCTTTTGAAACGGCCCTCACGGCTATTGCTTTTGACGGATCGGAATCGTTGTCAACGGTACAAGATAAACATGGAAACAACACGCAAATACGCGCAAAATTTGTGATTGATTCCAGCGGATATGGCCGTGTTTTGCCGCGTTTGCTCCAATTGGACAAGCCGTCGCAACTCCACCCTCATTCGGCTATTTTTTCGCATGTCAAGGATATCAACAGGCCTTCCGGTATAGAAGGCACGCAAATCTCTTTTGATGTGCTGGAAACGGAAGTTTGGCTCTGGGTTATTCCATTTTCTAACGGCTTAACGAGCCTTGGGATTGTGGCCCATACTGAATTTATAGAAAAACTTAAAGGGGATGCGGGCACCGCTGAAGCTTTGAAAAAAGCCATTATGCTATCGGATTTTTATGTCAAGCGCTTTGCCAACACGACATTTGAATTTGAGCCGGTACACTTGAAAAATTATTCGGCAGCCGTCAGTAAAATGTTTGGCGATGGCTTTGCACTAACGGGCAACAGCTCTGAATTTCTGGATCCGGTGTTCTCTTCAGGCGTATGCTTTGCTACAGAATCAGGCATTTTGGCTGCAAAGCTCGCTTACCGCCAATTGCAGGGTGAAACGATAGACTGGCAAGTGGAATTTGCAGACTATATGCAACGCGGTATTGATGTCTTTACGACCTACGTAAAAGAGTGGTACACGGGCAACCTCCAAACTTTATTCTTCCACCGACCGGAAAACCAGGATGTAAAAAGAAAAATTTGCGCGGTATTGGCTGGCTATGTTTGGAATGAGGAAAACCCCTTTGTAAAAAAACATGACCGCGTGATACGGACGATGGCCTATATGCTGGAAAACAACCAAACCTTTTCCCACGAGAACTTTTAG